One Desmodus rotundus isolate HL8 chromosome 10, HLdesRot8A.1, whole genome shotgun sequence genomic window, TACCTTTTTTTTAGCACCGCCTACCTTAATCTGCCTTACTGTTGTATtattaagaaagaataaataatacaattacGCCCTAATGATACATATCCGGATTCAGagattgaaaagtgaaaaatacacaTCTTAGAATTAATGAGAGGACACCACCTAgtggcaaaaatatataaattctggagctaaaaaaaaaaaaaaaatctaaggatTTTGAGGGGGACAGGCAAGTTTAACCATCATCTACCTGTACTTCGCTTCTGATTATTAAGCAAGCTTCCCACGAAGCAGCTGGTGGGGAAGCACGCTTTCCCTTTCATGACTCACTGTGGAGAGTAAACTGATTTCGTGTTAGACAACAGCCCCCAACGACTTACCGTGCTTCCGGACTGGCTCTCCCCCAGTTTGGCAAGGGGCAcgtttcccctcccttctccaggtgcaGCCTGGGCAGCTTGTTCCCCCTGGGCTatttcttctgtgtctctctcctcaCTCAGTCCAGCCCCAGCTGCGTCCTCGTCCGTGGGTCCTCTACTCTCCGCCTCCATTTTCTCCTGGGTTTTCTCTGCTTGTGTTTCCATCTTCCTTTCCGCACGCTCGGTGGACGCCTCCCCCAGCTGAGCACACAAGCCTTCTGCAATTCCACTCCGCGGGTCAGCCGTGTGGCTCTGTGGTTTTTCTGGTGAGCTGCAGTCTGCACTCAGTACTCTTGCCTTCTGAGAACCACTGGGAAACTCGGCTGCCGTCGCAATGCTGTCACTGCCACTTTTGGGAAGAGGAAAGCTCGTTCCTGAAGTGCCAGGTGCTTCTTCGCTGTCATCATCTGAGCTTCCAGAGATGGACCCCTCCGCCGCCTCCAGGCCGTCCGTGCCCAACCTGCCAGGCACCACAGGAAGGGTCGATACTACTTACAGCTTCTACTTAAAAAGGGGCTGCAATTTGTTCAGGGATCAGACTCTGGCTGAATAAAAGTATCAGCTAGCTTGAGACAGAGAGTATGTCCGTTTCAGAAAAGATATTCCAGAggcataaacaaaaggaaaaaatttaaataacaatggAACCAACCACCTCAAGGATCCAAGAGGACCTCCTTTTTAAAGTTGTGACtctcataaaacaaaacagatttcatTTAAAGCTTTTTTCCCTATACTGCATGGATTTCAACTGTTGGATATTATCCAActggagaatggataaacaactGTGACGCAGCCCCACCGTGCAGTAATGCTGGGCAAGGGAAGGAATGAATTACTGATACATATAATCACGCCGGCGGAGCCCAGAAGCATTacggtaagtgaaagaagccagacacaaaaggctatCTGCCACTCTGGAACAGACAAAACCACAGGAACAAACACTGTACCTgtgatcagtggttgccagggcagaggggcgggggagggaatTAACTGCAAAGGGGCACGAGGGAAATTTCTAGGGTGATCTTTGGTTAATAATTATCTTTCTATCCCCAAAGGGGAGGCCTACAAGGAGGTAAAATCCATTCGCACTTATCTAGAACGTGGCCCAAGGGAGCCGAGCTGGTACCCAGAGGACCAGCCGGGAAGGGCGGGAGAGCTACCAGAAGAAAGGATAAGAAAAGGCACTGCTGTGCTTTTGACCCACGAGTGCCAAGGTGGTGCAGGGAGGTCTGGCAAAGTGGCCACAGACCTCAGTTATGActgagaaaaaaaccaaaaaaacagaaCCGCCCAGAAGGTACAGCCCTGGTATCTCCACTGAGGATTTTTGAAAGTTAACTCTTTTGACACCAAACAGTAATTCAAGTATAGAGCAATTTTTGTGATCTTTCACCGTAAGGAAAAATACTGTCCTTTAGACTCTGTTAATGGCACTCACAGCAGAAGCCATTACTGGTACGCACAGGGTGGCAGTCACTGACCTCTGAAGGCTGAAGCATCCAGGAAAATTTCCGAGCCCCCCTCAAACATCACTTAGAGACGTGTTTGTGCCCGAGAGGCGCGAAGGAAATGCATCCTGCCAGTCCTCAAAGATCCATTTGGAATGAAAATGGAACACACTTACCAAAAGCACTTCCTTTTCGCTGCACTGGATCCTCTGTCTGTTTTTGATTTGTTGGGCCGTTTCCGAGTCTCCCCGAGTTCTGCTGATACCACCTTGCTGGAGGCAGCCTGCATACCTAACCAGAAATTTTAACAACTCGCGCATACTGTCGGGACTAAGTCTAATTAGAGAAATTGTAAGTAATCTGGATTGCAAAAGAGCTGCAATCTAAAGCTCTAAATTTAAATTTCCAAAGATGTCAAAATGGAATTACGGTTAAAATGAGATGAATCTCAAGTTTACAGgtttaaaataataagcattcTGGCTCTGGAACCAGAACGTTAGGCATCAATGTCCAGTTTGCAAACTTTGAGGCTGACGGGTTCAAACCCCGCCCTCCCCAAACGCAGTGCTTCATCTCCCCACGCGCGTCACTTGCAGGCACTGGTCTTTCCCTTGCGGTGTCATAACCTTTGTGATGGAAAAGATTCCTTCTTATTCAACTGTACCTGCAACAGACCCAACATAATGCTCCGGACTCTAATAAAAGCTAATGACAATCACTCTtgtttaaaaccatttaaaaaactgACCTAAACTGCAAGCACGTATGTTGAGGTCTAGGCACCTCCCGAAGACTTAACTTATCCCCATAAGACTTAACTTATCCCCATAAggcacatacagtgtttttaactggGGTCCACAGAATTCAGGCGTCGAGTATACCAAATGCTGTGTGGGCATGTGGTCTTTTTTCCCTAGGCTGTGAGATGCACTGTGCTCAACAGTGAGGGGGAAGGTTCTACAGCACTCGTCAGATCCTCAGAGGTCTGTGATGCACAAAAGCTGAAGAACTGCTCACTGCGTGCAGTGCGGAACAGCCTGGAACGGCCGGCTTCAGGGGTGCCGGCCGACCACACCAAGGAACCGCGACTCACCTTTGAGGACGGAGTCCTCCAGTCGCTCAGCCATCTCGTGGCACTGCTGCAGGTAGGTGGGGTTGGTGAAGCAGTGCCTGGGCTCTGCGAGCTTCCGCTGCAGCCGCTCTAGGCGCTTCTGCTCCTTCTCAGCTTCTCGCTCAGCTTGCTGTTTCACCCATTCAGCCATTCTGgggatgggagagaaagagatgtaACCGAACGAATATTTGTATCTATAGACACACTCCCCCCCAACAAACTAatgcactctttttttaaataaatactttatttctagagagaggggaagggagagaaagagggagagagacatggatgtatgagagatacatcgatcagttgcctctcgcaaacccccaactgggaacctggcccgcaacccaggcgtgtgccctgacggtgaattgaaccaatgaccctttggttcgcaggctggcactcaatccactgagtcacaccagccaagactgCACTCTTGCTTATACTGTGCTATTCCCTCAGAAACTGTGCCACACTTACTACTAGCATATTGTAATGGACTTCACTAAGACcccaaaataattattatattatggAAAAGGTAGTTCTGATTACAGTATATTAGAGCACAAATATTTCAAGTTTACATTTCTGATATGCATGGCATGTATATAATCACCACTGATAGAAaagtctgtttctctctttaaaaaaatacaaacaaatggcGTCTTACGCTTTCTCATGATTGACATCTCGTAGCCTCCTCCCGCTGAGGTCCCGGCAAGCTTCTCGATTGGTTGTCTTCTCGATCTGAGCACCAAGTGCTCTGAGCATGGACCCGAAACCTGAGCAAACGTATTTGGAGAAGGCAGGTTAGAGAGTGCTCGAGGACACACGGATGCCGGACTTGCGAAAATAGTGATCCATCACAAGGTTAAAGGTGATCTccgctttctttctttctttctctctctttttaaagattttatttatttatttttaaatagaggggaagggagggggaaagagagacagacatttattggttgcctctctcacacctcccaaccagggacctggcgcgcaacccaggcatgtgccccaaccaggaattgaactggcgaccttttggtccacgagatgatgtccaacccacggggccacaccagtcagagctctttctctcttttcttttttaaatgaaggaaatgaacatCAAGATTGGAAGCCGGGAAGCAAGGGTAAAAGTACTGATCACGGTGATTCAACCTCatgcctctcctgctccctcttgTATTTCTGAACTACTTTACCTGCACCACTGAGCTATTTTAGAGGGCTTTCCCTAGGGCCAGAAAAACAAGATTCCCAAGCTAAGagctttaaaaagtatatactgAGATTTTATAGTGAATTTAAAAGGAAGGGCAATTTCAAGCTGTCACTGCCTGATACGACAAACTTCATTCTCACTGACACAATTGCAAACAGCAGGATGATTATAATCTGAGATATCAGGTCTCTGAAAATCAACCAAGTCACTGTAAATTTTGAGAAAGCTCAGGGACTGCATTTTAGTGCATCAGGAGAAAGACGAAGACCTGCTCACGTTCAGTTTTTGCTAGTCTagtttcctctctttccttagaTGTGTTAATATAACCAAGACCTTGACCTACCCCAAGAGATAAACAGTTGTATTTCATAAAGAGACTTTGGACCTCCCTTGGAAACACAATGAGACCAAATCTTGATAAAAGTAGATTTGATTGTTTTTACACACTTTCCTTGGCAGACTGGACAGAATGATGATGGCCACCTGTCTTCATCTAATCTTCCCCAAAGCTTTAGCGCCTAGGATGCCTCAGAGCTACCCAGCTGGAGAA contains:
- the SDE2 gene encoding splicing regulator SDE2 gives rise to the protein MAEAMALVWVCGPGFGCRAVRTSLAPCSVRDLIQRHFHDQDVPEECFFVKCNGVLIDTSDTVRHGAVYSLEPRLRGGKGGFGSMLRALGAQIEKTTNREACRDLSGRRLRDVNHEKAMAEWVKQQAEREAEKEQKRLERLQRKLAEPRHCFTNPTYLQQCHEMAERLEDSVLKGMQAASSKVVSAELGETRKRPNKSKTDRGSSAAKRKCFWLGTDGLEAAEGSISGSSDDDSEEAPGTSGTSFPLPKSGSDSIATAAEFPSGSQKARVLSADCSSPEKPQSHTADPRSGIAEGLCAQLGEASTERAERKMETQAEKTQEKMEAESRGPTDEDAAGAGLSEERDTEEIAQGEQAAQAAPGEGRGNVPLAKLGESQSGSTSVDQESLDLLAFTSAAEMELLGLEKLKGALTALGLKCGGTLQERAARLFSVRGLAKEQIDPALFAKPSKGKKK